The Oligoflexus sp. genome has a window encoding:
- the mnmH gene encoding tRNA 2-selenouridine(34) synthase MnmH: MTQTISASEALDKLSDSSSDLLDVRSEGEFAAASIPGFHNAPILRNSERQEVGLCYKHRGQQAAIALGEQLVGPVREARVLEWLDKTRPGVPVVVACWRGGLRSGIASEWIEEAGRNVFRVEGGYKALRHELLEVLTRPHEFFVISGLTGAGKTRLLEALSIRNKLNIEGLAAHRGSSFGRFMNRPQPTQATFENRLALTLRSCTGPILVEDESKVIGSLHLPETIYTAMTQSPLIILESSLEERSRNIFQEYVADVLEVGTDPDLLKDTAMASTYKLQRRLGGLLTSKVIQGIQNAFASHDPEAHRHWIELLLTEYYDVRYRYSQVHSSRPLAFRGTYEECQQWILNQYA; this comes from the coding sequence GTGACACAAACTATTTCGGCCTCCGAAGCACTTGATAAACTTTCTGACTCATCCAGTGATCTGCTGGATGTGCGTTCGGAAGGTGAATTCGCCGCGGCCTCTATCCCCGGTTTTCATAATGCGCCTATTCTTCGTAACTCAGAACGTCAAGAGGTGGGCCTTTGCTATAAGCACCGTGGTCAGCAGGCGGCCATCGCTTTAGGTGAGCAGCTGGTGGGGCCGGTGCGTGAGGCACGCGTTCTGGAGTGGCTGGACAAAACCCGGCCTGGTGTCCCCGTGGTTGTCGCATGCTGGCGTGGGGGCCTGCGTTCCGGCATTGCCTCCGAATGGATCGAAGAGGCCGGACGTAACGTCTTTCGTGTCGAGGGGGGCTATAAGGCCCTTAGGCATGAACTTCTGGAGGTGCTCACGAGGCCGCATGAATTTTTCGTGATCTCCGGGCTGACAGGCGCGGGGAAAACGCGGCTGCTGGAAGCTTTGAGCATCAGGAATAAACTCAATATCGAAGGTCTCGCTGCGCACCGGGGCAGCAGCTTCGGACGCTTTATGAATCGACCGCAGCCCACGCAGGCGACCTTTGAAAATCGTCTGGCCCTGACGCTTAGGTCCTGTACGGGGCCTATTCTGGTCGAGGATGAAAGCAAGGTCATCGGCAGCCTGCATCTTCCCGAAACGATCTATACGGCCATGACGCAGAGTCCTTTGATCATCCTCGAAAGCAGTCTTGAGGAACGTTCGCGTAACATCTTTCAGGAGTATGTTGCGGATGTTCTGGAAGTCGGGACCGATCCCGATCTTCTGAAAGACACGGCGATGGCCAGCACCTATAAACTGCAGCGCCGACTCGGGGGCCTTTTGACCTCCAAGGTGATTCAAGGAATTCAAAATGCCTTCGCCAGTCATGATCCCGAAGCGCACAGGCATTGGATTGAACTCCTTCTGACCGAATACTATGACGTCCGCTATCGTTATTCCCAAGTTCATTCATCCCGCCCTCTGGCTTTCAGAGGAACTTATGAGGAATGCCAGCAATGGATCTTGAATCAATACGCTTAA